One window of Methanothermobacter tenebrarum genomic DNA carries:
- a CDS encoding DNA-directed DNA polymerase produces the protein MILLDIDYVTVEDVPVIRLFGRGEDKRPRIALDRSFKPYIYAIPSDADSCLEELEEAGFKELEVVERKDLGRPVDAIKIILDHPREVPRIREKIRNLEHVQEIREHDIPFYRRYLIDNGLFPMSKIELKGHSIESSQDIEVVELDEPPRTVKSKFPELEILAFDIEVYNPHGMPNPEEDEIIMISLYDSERKRIISTKGGHLNFVELVEDEKAILERFAEIIKDSKPDLLVGYNSDNFDFPYIRKRADILGVKLNIGWDGSTIKSLRRGFATATAIKGTIHVDLYPVMRRYINLDTYTLERVYFELFGEKKVELPGDQLWEYWDDKTLRDQLFKYSLEDVMATYRIAEKILPLNMEITRIVGQPLFDISRMATGQQVEWFLIRKAFEYGELVPNKPSPSELQRRRTQKVVGGYVKEPEKGLHENIVQFDFRSLYPSIIISKNISPDTLTEDPEEDCYVAPEAGYRFKKKPRGFVPSIIGQILDERMKIKNLMKAAEDPMEKRILDVQQEALKRLANTMYGVYGYTRFRWYCLECAEAITAWGRDYIKKTIKEAEKFGFHTVYADTDGFYATYQKK, from the coding sequence ATGATACTCCTTGACATTGATTATGTTACAGTCGAGGACGTGCCAGTTATAAGATTATTTGGGAGAGGCGAGGATAAAAGGCCGAGGATAGCCTTAGACAGGTCTTTCAAGCCATACATTTATGCAATACCCTCAGATGCTGATTCATGTTTGGAGGAGTTGGAAGAGGCCGGTTTCAAAGAGTTGGAGGTTGTGGAGAGGAAGGATCTTGGAAGACCGGTAGATGCGATCAAGATTATCCTAGATCATCCTAGGGAGGTTCCAAGGATCAGAGAGAAGATAAGGAATCTTGAACATGTTCAGGAGATCCGGGAACATGACATACCATTCTATAGAAGATACCTCATCGATAATGGATTGTTCCCAATGTCAAAGATAGAATTGAAGGGTCATAGTATCGAATCATCCCAGGATATTGAAGTCGTGGAATTGGATGAGCCCCCAAGGACTGTTAAGTCAAAATTCCCAGAACTTGAAATTTTAGCCTTCGATATTGAAGTTTATAACCCACATGGGATGCCCAACCCCGAAGAGGATGAAATAATAATGATAAGCCTCTATGACAGTGAGAGAAAAAGGATAATATCAACCAAGGGGGGACACCTCAACTTTGTCGAACTTGTAGAAGATGAGAAGGCGATCCTAGAAAGATTCGCCGAGATAATAAAAGATTCTAAACCCGACTTACTTGTGGGATATAATTCTGACAATTTCGACTTCCCATATATAAGGAAGAGGGCTGATATTCTAGGCGTTAAACTCAACATAGGATGGGATGGATCAACCATAAAATCCCTGAGAAGAGGTTTTGCAACTGCCACAGCAATAAAGGGGACAATCCACGTAGACCTCTACCCAGTGATGCGACGTTACATAAACCTTGACACCTACACCCTCGAAAGAGTATACTTTGAATTATTCGGTGAAAAAAAGGTTGAATTACCCGGCGACCAACTATGGGAATACTGGGACGATAAAACCCTAAGAGACCAGCTTTTCAAATATTCCCTCGAGGATGTTATGGCAACCTATAGGATCGCTGAAAAAATACTCCCACTAAACATGGAGATCACAAGGATTGTGGGACAACCACTATTCGACATAAGCAGGATGGCCACCGGACAACAAGTTGAATGGTTCCTTATAAGGAAGGCATTCGAATATGGTGAATTAGTACCTAATAAACCATCACCCTCTGAGTTGCAAAGGAGAAGAACCCAGAAGGTCGTTGGAGGTTATGTGAAGGAACCCGAAAAAGGCCTCCATGAAAACATTGTACAATTTGATTTCAGGAGCCTATATCCTAGTATCATAATCTCCAAGAATATTTCACCCGACACCCTCACCGAAGATCCGGAAGAAGACTGTTACGTGGCCCCTGAGGCTGGTTATAGGTTCAAGAAGAAACCTAGGGGTTTCGTACCTTCAATTATAGGGCAAATATTAGATGAGAGGATGAAGATAAAGAATCTGATGAAGGCGGCTGAGGATCCCATGGAAAAGAGGATACTTGACGTGCAACAGGAGGCCCTTAAAAGGCTTGCTAATACGATGTATGGAGTTTATGGTTACACGCGTTTCAGATGGTATTGTTTAGAGTGTGCAGAGGCTATAACAGCATGGGGCCGTGATTATATTAAGAAGACGATAAAAGAGGCTGAAAAGTTCGGATTCCATACAGTATATGCTGATACTGATGGGTTCTATGCTACTTACCAGAAGAAATGA
- a CDS encoding MBL fold metallo-hydrolase, producing the protein MKIVPIASESLGVRSLSVYIEVGEDKILIDPGVALGPRRYSLPPAKIELERLEYTRGRILEFLDKATTIIISHYHYDHYIPGANYDGKHLFLKDPIRNINKSQRGRASKFLEDKRGYEYADGKTLIRDFKMEFSPAFPHGEKGTRLGFVIMTMIDHKERMIHASDTQLLNKESVEWIIGKMPDLIITSGPPTYIGYMKNSWKTGTNNINRIILETDSEIILDHHILRDKRYPRFFEELEKEPLTFAGYLGVEETPLEAYRRELHKIENGEKIGLPFNLE; encoded by the coding sequence ATGAAGATAGTTCCCATTGCATCTGAGAGTCTAGGTGTTAGGAGCCTCTCAGTATACATCGAAGTTGGTGAAGATAAAATATTAATAGATCCTGGTGTCGCTTTAGGCCCCAGAAGATATTCGCTACCACCAGCAAAAATCGAACTAGAAAGATTAGAATATACTAGGGGTAGGATCCTAGAATTCTTGGATAAGGCAACTACGATAATCATATCCCATTATCATTATGATCATTATATTCCAGGGGCAAACTATGATGGGAAACATTTGTTTCTAAAGGATCCTATCAGGAATATTAATAAAAGCCAGAGGGGTAGGGCATCAAAGTTCCTGGAGGACAAGAGAGGGTATGAATATGCTGATGGGAAAACCTTGATCAGAGACTTTAAAATGGAATTTTCACCGGCATTCCCCCATGGAGAAAAGGGCACTAGGCTAGGATTTGTCATAATGACCATGATAGACCACAAAGAGAGGATGATCCATGCCAGTGACACCCAACTGTTAAATAAAGAAAGCGTAGAATGGATAATAGGGAAGATGCCGGATCTTATAATCACAAGCGGCCCCCCAACATACATAGGATATATGAAAAATTCCTGGAAAACCGGAACCAATAACATTAACAGGATAATCCTCGAGACAGACTCAGAGATAATATTGGATCATCATATATTAAGGGATAAGAGGTATCCCAGATTCTTCGAAGAATTAGAAAAAGAGCCACTCACCTTCGCAGGATACCTTGGAGTAGAGGAAACGCCACTTGAAGCATACAGGAGAGAATTGCATAAAATAGAAAATGGCGAAAAAATCGGCTTACCATTCAACCTAGAATAA
- a CDS encoding beta-CASP ribonuclease aCPSF1: MVSRVLEEIKKTIIQRLPSRVQVAKVEFEGPELVIYTKNPEIISENGDLIRELAKDLRKRIIIRSDRSVLMEPEKAIEKIHEIVPKEAEITNISFDDVTCEVIIEAKKPGLVIGKYGSTSREIVKNIGWAPKILRTPPISSEIIQRIRRTLRRNSKERKKILHQLGNRIHQETKYENDWARLTAIGGFREVGRSCLYLQTPNSRILLDCGVNVAGTDEKTSYPFLNVPEFAPDNLDAVIITHAHLDHSGFVPYLYHYGYDGPVYCTTPTRDLMTLLQLDHIDIAYREEQPLPFNVKHVKKCIKHTITLDYGEVTDIAPDIRLTLHNAGHILGSAMAHLHIGDGQHNMVYTGDFKYEQSRLLEPAVTRFPRLETLVMESTYGGKEDVQPPRNHAEKELIKTIYTTLRRGGKILIPVFAVGRAQELMVVLEEYIRTGIIHEVPVYIDGMIWEATAIHTARPEYLSKDLRDQIFHMGHNPFISDIFHKVNGMDERMDIIEGEPSIILSTSGMLTGGNSLEYFKWLCENEKNSLVFVGYQAEGSLGRRLQKGWKEIPLKEEGKTRVYKVKMDIKTIEGFSGHSDRRQLMEYVRRVSPRPEKILICHGDNYKTLDLASSIYRTYKIETKTPLNLETVRIQ, translated from the coding sequence ATGGTTTCAAGGGTCCTTGAAGAAATCAAGAAGACTATAATCCAAAGATTACCATCAAGAGTCCAGGTAGCCAAGGTAGAATTTGAAGGACCAGAACTTGTAATCTATACAAAGAACCCAGAGATTATAAGCGAAAACGGTGACCTAATCAGGGAACTGGCCAAGGACCTTCGCAAGCGTATTATAATACGCTCAGACCGCTCAGTACTCATGGAACCTGAAAAGGCCATAGAAAAAATCCATGAGATAGTCCCAAAGGAGGCTGAGATAACCAACATCTCATTTGATGATGTAACCTGCGAAGTCATCATAGAAGCCAAAAAACCAGGACTCGTAATAGGCAAATACGGTTCAACATCAAGAGAAATAGTGAAAAATATAGGATGGGCGCCTAAGATACTGAGAACACCACCAATATCATCAGAGATAATACAAAGGATACGGAGAACCCTTAGAAGGAACAGTAAAGAACGCAAGAAGATACTCCACCAACTAGGGAATCGTATACACCAGGAGACAAAATACGAGAATGATTGGGCGAGATTAACAGCCATAGGCGGGTTCAGAGAAGTTGGAAGATCCTGCCTCTACCTTCAGACGCCCAACAGCAGAATACTACTAGACTGTGGAGTAAACGTGGCAGGAACAGACGAAAAAACATCATACCCCTTCCTAAACGTCCCAGAATTCGCACCAGACAATCTAGACGCTGTAATAATAACACACGCCCACCTAGACCATTCAGGATTCGTACCATACCTCTACCATTATGGCTACGACGGGCCAGTATACTGCACAACACCCACAAGAGACCTGATGACACTACTCCAACTAGACCACATAGACATAGCCTACAGAGAAGAACAACCACTCCCATTCAACGTCAAACACGTGAAAAAATGCATAAAACATACAATCACACTCGACTATGGGGAAGTAACCGACATAGCACCAGACATAAGACTAACACTACACAATGCTGGCCACATACTAGGATCAGCCATGGCCCACCTACACATCGGAGACGGCCAACACAACATGGTATACACCGGCGACTTCAAATATGAACAAAGCAGATTACTAGAACCTGCAGTTACAAGATTCCCCCGCCTAGAAACGTTGGTCATGGAAAGCACCTATGGTGGGAAAGAGGATGTGCAACCACCAAGAAACCATGCAGAAAAAGAATTGATAAAAACAATCTACACCACTCTCAGAAGAGGGGGTAAAATACTAATACCAGTATTCGCGGTTGGAAGAGCCCAAGAACTTATGGTAGTATTAGAAGAATATATAAGAACTGGGATCATCCACGAAGTCCCAGTATACATTGATGGGATGATATGGGAGGCGACAGCCATCCACACCGCCCGCCCAGAATACCTCAGCAAGGACCTCAGGGACCAAATATTCCACATGGGACATAACCCATTCATATCAGATATATTCCACAAAGTTAATGGAATGGATGAGAGGATGGATATCATTGAAGGGGAACCATCAATTATCCTATCAACCTCTGGGATGTTAACCGGTGGAAACTCCCTAGAATATTTCAAATGGTTATGTGAAAATGAGAAGAATTCCCTTGTCTTTGTAGGTTACCAGGCTGAGGGTTCACTTGGCAGAAGACTCCAGAAGGGGTGGAAGGAGATACCACTCAAAGAAGAGGGTAAAACGAGAGTATACAAGGTTAAAATGGATATAAAGACCATAGAGGGTTTCAGCGGGCACTCAGATCGCAGACAGCTCATGGAATATGTTAGAAGGGTGAGCCCTAGGCCAGAGAAGATACTTATATGCCATGGTGACAATTACAAAACCTTGGATCTCGCATCAAGCATCTACAGAACCTACAAGATAGAAACAAAAACACCACTAAACCTAGAAACCGTGCGAATACAATAA
- the comC gene encoding L-sulfolactate dehydrogenase, whose product MRITSEDEKNIIISILKALNVPEEHAQIVADVTADADLKGFSSHGIGRFPQYVKGIEHGTIKTEGNIEIEKETVSTALINGNHLLGHFVTYRGMEIAIQKAKETGIGLVGVHDSNHFGIAGYYSDMAIKEDMIGIIMANTEPAVAPLGGKEPILGTNPLAIGIPSNKYYISVDMATSASARGKLLEAARRGENLPEGIALDSNGKPTTDSEKALKGSILPFGGHKGYALSFMIEILAGPLVKAAIGKKVKGTVNPYDKCTKGDLLIAIDPSKFVNIKDFKEQVDSFVEEVKSTGKVLIPGDIEKMNMEKNLKEGIYIDQKLLKQLKEIEEKLNLDLNLEG is encoded by the coding sequence ATGAGGATAACCAGTGAAGATGAAAAAAATATTATAATATCAATCCTAAAGGCTCTAAATGTGCCGGAAGAACACGCCCAGATAGTTGCCGATGTAACAGCAGATGCAGACCTTAAAGGTTTCAGCTCACACGGGATAGGGAGATTCCCCCAGTACGTGAAGGGCATAGAACATGGAACCATAAAAACAGAAGGCAACATAGAAATCGAAAAAGAGACCGTATCAACAGCCCTAATAAATGGCAATCACCTCCTCGGCCACTTTGTAACCTATAGGGGGATGGAGATAGCCATCCAAAAAGCAAAAGAGACAGGAATAGGATTAGTGGGCGTCCATGACTCCAACCACTTCGGTATTGCAGGATACTATTCTGACATGGCAATCAAAGAGGACATGATAGGTATAATAATGGCAAACACAGAACCGGCCGTGGCACCACTAGGGGGAAAAGAACCAATACTCGGAACAAACCCACTAGCAATCGGCATACCATCCAATAAATACTATATCTCAGTTGACATGGCAACATCGGCCTCAGCACGTGGAAAATTACTCGAAGCCGCCCGTAGAGGGGAAAACCTACCAGAGGGCATAGCATTAGACTCCAATGGAAAACCCACAACAGACTCCGAGAAGGCCCTGAAAGGTTCAATATTACCATTTGGGGGGCACAAAGGCTACGCATTATCATTCATGATCGAAATATTAGCAGGGCCCCTTGTAAAAGCCGCCATTGGTAAGAAAGTGAAAGGTACCGTGAACCCCTACGATAAATGTACAAAGGGCGACCTTCTAATAGCCATTGACCCATCAAAGTTCGTTAACATCAAAGACTTCAAAGAACAAGTTGACAGCTTCGTTGAAGAAGTCAAATCCACGGGCAAAGTCCTCATTCCAGGTGACATAGAGAAAATGAACATGGAAAAGAACCTAAAAGAGGGCATATACATAGACCAGAAACTCCTAAAACAACTAAAGGAAATAGAAGAAAAACTAAACCTGGACCTGAACTTGGAGGGATAA
- a CDS encoding formate--phosphoribosylaminoimidazolecarboxamide ligase gives MGKIDRDEILEIFEGYDGENLTIATLGSHTSLHILHGAKMEGFKTTVVCEKGREVPYQRYRVADEFIIVDEFREIADEDVQEKLREMNSIIIPHGSFVAYAGLDRIENDFYVPMYGNRNILRWESERELERRLMKEAGIRIPYKYDDPEKIDRPVMVKFPGARGGRGYFVASTPEEFHEKIDLMIEREWITEDEISEAHIEEYVAGTNFCIQYFYSALKDEVEILGMDSRYESNIDGLVRIPAKDQLDINLQPSYVITGNHQVAMRESLLPQAFEIGDRMADAAKELVPPGLNGPFCLQTMCTDNLEIVTFEMSARSDGGTNTFMGGSTYSYLLYGEGMSMGRRAALEIKNAKKKGVLEEIIT, from the coding sequence ATGGGTAAAATAGACAGGGATGAAATATTAGAGATATTTGAGGGATATGATGGGGAGAATTTGACTATAGCAACCCTTGGCAGCCACACGTCACTCCACATACTCCATGGTGCCAAGATGGAAGGCTTCAAAACCACTGTAGTATGTGAAAAGGGGCGTGAGGTTCCATATCAGCGTTACAGAGTGGCTGATGAATTCATAATAGTTGATGAGTTCAGGGAGATTGCTGACGAGGACGTTCAAGAAAAACTAAGGGAGATGAATAGTATAATCATCCCCCACGGCTCATTTGTAGCCTATGCCGGACTTGACAGGATCGAAAACGACTTCTATGTACCAATGTATGGGAACAGGAACATCCTAAGATGGGAGTCTGAAAGAGAACTTGAAAGGCGTCTCATGAAAGAGGCTGGTATAAGGATACCCTACAAATATGATGACCCTGAGAAGATAGACCGTCCGGTTATGGTGAAATTCCCAGGGGCACGGGGTGGTAGAGGATACTTTGTAGCTTCAACTCCTGAAGAGTTCCATGAAAAGATCGATCTAATGATAGAACGTGAATGGATAACCGAGGATGAGATATCAGAGGCTCACATAGAAGAATATGTTGCCGGTACAAACTTCTGCATACAATACTTCTATTCAGCCTTGAAAGATGAGGTTGAAATCCTTGGAATGGACAGCCGCTATGAATCAAATATTGACGGCCTGGTAAGAATACCAGCTAAGGATCAATTGGATATAAACTTACAACCTTCCTATGTTATCACAGGTAACCATCAAGTGGCTATGAGGGAATCATTGCTGCCACAGGCCTTTGAGATAGGGGATAGGATGGCTGACGCCGCCAAGGAGCTTGTACCCCCAGGATTGAATGGGCCCTTCTGTCTACAGACAATGTGTACAGACAACCTAGAGATCGTGACATTTGAGATGAGCGCACGCTCAGACGGTGGTACAAACACATTCATGGGCGGATCAACCTACAGTTATCTTCTCTATGGTGAGGGTATGAGCATGGGGCGAAGGGCTGCCCTTGAAATAAAAAATGCGAAAAAGAAGGGCGTCCTAGAAGAGATAATAACCTAG
- a CDS encoding AI-2E family transporter, translating into MIYRIKGTITSSFFIILVLLILSAIVLYPIWTMLFLGAIFAYGIRPIADKLTKYIPYRSVSIAIVMVVTILPLIGVLAMIANTLFNSAPALLSTAQKINLGSMDKILKSYVPSEFLPSADILFNVLKDLINNLLKMIIDYLLDLIKSVPMIALQLFILFASAFYFARDGEQLVSYASSIVPEERKDFMRRLIIETERVIKSIFYGHFLTAFIIGLMAIIGFQLLGYPYAIFLGLLAGFFQLIPVIGPWPTYTILAIYDFIYGNILRGVIVLIFGAFLSSIDVYLRPKLSGKYADIHPLLFLVGFLGGPLIWGLAGFIIGPLILGVAYAALNVYREEKTQ; encoded by the coding sequence TTGATATACCGGATAAAGGGTACTATAACATCATCATTTTTCATCATACTCGTCCTTTTAATATTATCAGCTATAGTACTCTATCCCATTTGGACTATGCTATTCCTTGGGGCTATTTTTGCCTATGGTATACGTCCAATAGCAGATAAACTCACAAAATATATACCCTATAGGTCGGTTTCCATAGCCATTGTAATGGTAGTGACGATCCTGCCATTAATCGGAGTCCTGGCCATGATCGCCAACACTTTATTCAATTCAGCGCCTGCACTACTTTCCACGGCCCAGAAGATAAACCTGGGCTCCATGGACAAAATATTAAAGTCATATGTACCATCCGAGTTTTTACCCTCAGCAGATATACTATTTAACGTCTTGAAGGATCTTATCAACAATCTTTTAAAGATGATAATAGATTATCTTTTGGATCTTATCAAGAGCGTGCCCATGATAGCCCTACAATTATTCATATTATTTGCTTCAGCATTCTACTTTGCAAGGGATGGTGAACAGCTAGTATCCTATGCATCCTCCATTGTACCCGAAGAAAGAAAGGATTTTATGAGGCGTCTTATCATTGAAACAGAGAGGGTTATAAAGAGCATATTCTACGGCCATTTCCTAACAGCATTTATAATAGGTTTAATGGCGATAATAGGATTCCAACTCCTCGGATACCCATATGCGATATTCCTAGGTTTGCTCGCAGGATTCTTCCAATTGATCCCAGTGATAGGACCATGGCCCACCTATACTATACTCGCCATATACGATTTCATCTACGGTAACATACTCCGTGGTGTGATAGTCTTAATATTCGGCGCCTTTTTAAGTAGTATTGATGTTTATCTACGCCCTAAATTGTCGGGTAAATACGCCGATATACACCCACTGCTTTTCCTAGTGGGATTCCTGGGCGGGCCTCTAATCTGGGGATTGGCAGGTTTCATAATAGGACCATTAATCTTGGGGGTTGCATACGCGGCTTTAAATGTTTACAGGGAAGAAAAAACACAATAG
- the purM gene encoding phosphoribosylformylglycinamidine cyclo-ligase: MVTYADSGVDIDLEALTVSKLVSKLEKTLKYANVLTRKGHFASIIRVGDMAIAMSTDGVGSKILVAEKLGKYDTIGIDCIAMVVNDILCVGAKPIAIVDYLAMEKPDPEIASEIGEGLAKGAELAETAIIGGETATLPEIVDNFDLAATGIGITDPNNIITGEKIKAGDRLIGIESSGIHSNGLTLARKIFFEKLKLNINDPLPGSKDKIGEELLKPTRIYVKPILELLKSEIKVHGLAHITGGGYTNIRRLNDKVTYKLDNLPEPQPVFKAIHENGVPIDEMYRVFNMGIGFIIVVDKEDANKTIKITKKTYNAREIGTVEEDPTGAVKIKTYTQEDITL, encoded by the coding sequence ATGGTAACATACGCCGATTCTGGAGTAGATATAGACCTTGAAGCATTAACAGTATCAAAACTAGTCTCAAAACTCGAAAAAACCCTAAAATATGCTAACGTGCTCACAAGGAAGGGTCACTTCGCCTCTATAATACGAGTAGGTGACATGGCAATAGCAATGAGTACAGATGGTGTGGGCAGCAAAATACTAGTAGCAGAGAAGCTAGGAAAATATGACACCATCGGAATAGACTGTATAGCAATGGTAGTGAATGACATCCTATGTGTAGGCGCCAAACCCATCGCAATAGTCGACTACCTTGCAATGGAAAAACCAGACCCTGAAATCGCATCAGAGATAGGTGAAGGATTAGCAAAGGGCGCTGAACTGGCAGAAACCGCGATAATAGGAGGGGAAACAGCAACACTACCTGAGATAGTGGATAATTTCGACCTCGCAGCCACTGGCATAGGCATAACAGACCCAAATAATATAATAACAGGAGAAAAGATAAAAGCTGGTGACAGGCTAATAGGAATTGAAAGTAGTGGGATACACAGCAACGGATTAACCCTCGCAAGGAAAATATTCTTCGAAAAACTGAAACTAAACATCAATGACCCCCTGCCAGGTTCAAAGGATAAAATAGGGGAAGAACTCCTAAAACCCACAAGAATTTATGTCAAACCCATACTAGAACTTCTAAAATCAGAGATCAAAGTCCATGGACTCGCACATATAACAGGAGGCGGATACACGAACATACGCCGCCTTAACGATAAGGTAACCTACAAATTAGATAATCTACCAGAGCCACAACCAGTATTCAAGGCAATCCACGAAAATGGAGTGCCAATAGATGAAATGTACAGGGTCTTCAACATGGGCATAGGCTTCATAATAGTCGTGGACAAAGAAGATGCAAATAAAACAATAAAAATAACCAAGAAAACCTACAATGCAAGGGAGATAGGAACCGTCGAGGAAGACCCCACAGGTGCTGTGAAAATCAAAACATACACCCAAGAGGATATCACACTCTAA
- the comD gene encoding sulfopyruvate decarboxylase subunit alpha, producing MDSSKAIYKALKDNNINFIVSVPCINLARVLEMIDQDKEIKHIPVTREEEGFGIAAGAYMAGENTAILMQNSGLGNSINVIASLYKLYRIPILMIISHRGTRGEFITAQIPMGEATPLILEALNIPYHVPSTPEEAYNNIRSAWKLAKAKKHPTAILLEVSFW from the coding sequence TTGGACAGTAGCAAGGCAATATACAAGGCCCTTAAAGACAACAACATAAACTTCATAGTAAGCGTGCCCTGCATAAACCTTGCAAGGGTACTTGAAATGATAGACCAGGACAAGGAAATCAAACACATACCAGTCACGAGAGAAGAAGAAGGTTTCGGGATAGCGGCGGGCGCGTACATGGCCGGGGAGAACACGGCCATCCTAATGCAAAATTCAGGTCTTGGAAATTCTATAAATGTCATAGCATCCCTCTACAAGTTGTATAGGATCCCCATACTCATGATAATAAGCCACAGGGGCACCCGCGGAGAATTCATAACAGCCCAAATCCCAATGGGTGAAGCAACACCACTCATCCTAGAAGCCCTCAACATACCATACCATGTCCCCTCCACACCAGAAGAAGCATACAATAATATAAGATCCGCCTGGAAACTTGCAAAGGCGAAAAAACACCCCACAGCCATACTCCTAGAAGTTAGTTTCTGGTGA
- the psmB gene encoding archaeal proteasome endopeptidase complex subunit beta, protein MEDERRLKGTTTVGITCKDGVVFATERRATIGNLIAHKVADKIFKVDEHIAATVAGSVADAQTLMKYLKAEAALYKMRNSERISIEAVAALASNILHSNRFYPLIVQALLGGVDDTGAKIYSLDPTGGMILDKFISTGSGSPIAYGVLEDRYTEDLYVEEAIDIAIKALKSAIERDTFSGNGIRVAIVTEEGFKMLSEEEVEKRIKELN, encoded by the coding sequence ATGGAAGACGAAAGAAGATTAAAAGGTACTACAACTGTGGGTATAACTTGCAAAGATGGGGTTGTTTTTGCAACAGAGAGAAGAGCTACCATCGGAAACCTGATAGCGCACAAAGTCGCTGACAAGATATTCAAAGTTGATGAACACATAGCAGCAACTGTCGCAGGATCCGTGGCGGATGCACAAACTCTAATGAAGTATTTAAAGGCTGAAGCGGCATTATATAAGATGAGAAATTCTGAGAGGATAAGTATAGAGGCTGTCGCGGCCCTAGCATCAAACATACTCCACTCAAACCGTTTCTATCCACTCATAGTACAAGCCTTATTAGGGGGAGTGGATGACACAGGAGCGAAAATATACTCCCTAGACCCTACAGGGGGGATGATTCTAGACAAATTCATATCAACAGGCTCAGGCTCACCTATAGCCTATGGTGTGCTCGAAGACAGATACACCGAAGACCTATATGTAGAAGAAGCAATTGACATCGCAATAAAAGCCCTAAAATCTGCGATAGAAAGGGACACCTTCTCCGGGAATGGTATAAGAGTAGCCATAGTCACAGAAGAAGGTTTCAAAATGTTAAGTGAAGAAGAAGTTGAAAAGAGAATTAAAGAACTTAACTAA
- the comE gene encoding sulfopyruvate decarboxylase subunit beta produces MERIEAIKAIIEQLDDELIICNLGFPSRELYSIKDSPRHFYMLGSMGMASSIGLGLALAQKRKVIVFEGDGSLLMNLGSLVTIYSQAPKNLILIILDNGCYATTGSQCTYALQVDLGELAKGIGFKKIFKFEEPHEINMTPILEEEGPIIVHVKVEPGNADVPLIDLNPEEIISRFMKIISSGK; encoded by the coding sequence ATGGAACGTATAGAAGCCATAAAAGCCATCATAGAACAATTAGACGATGAACTGATCATATGCAATCTTGGATTCCCATCAAGGGAACTCTACAGTATCAAAGATTCCCCAAGACACTTCTACATGCTAGGATCAATGGGGATGGCCTCGTCAATCGGACTAGGACTTGCCCTAGCACAAAAGCGTAAAGTAATAGTCTTTGAGGGTGATGGTTCACTCCTCATGAACCTTGGAAGTCTCGTCACAATCTACAGCCAAGCACCCAAAAACCTCATACTCATAATATTAGATAACGGATGTTATGCGACCACAGGTTCACAGTGCACCTACGCCCTCCAAGTCGACCTCGGCGAACTCGCTAAGGGCATAGGATTCAAAAAAATATTCAAATTCGAAGAACCCCATGAGATTAACATGACCCCAATACTAGAAGAGGAAGGACCGATCATAGTCCATGTGAAAGTAGAACCTGGAAACGCGGACGTCCCACTCATAGACTTGAACCCAGAGGAGATAATATCAAGGTTCATGAAGATCATTTCTTCTGGTAAGTAG